One genomic region from Zonotrichia leucophrys gambelii isolate GWCS_2022_RI chromosome 26, RI_Zleu_2.0, whole genome shotgun sequence encodes:
- the LOC135457960 gene encoding complement decay-accelerating factor-like: MTAAAAGWGAPPEPPGCGVISVLLLALLGLLGIPVAHGDCGPPPAMTHSSPSSSASSFPVGSRVTFSCSGGARRIPGMPDTVECLPGDIWSRLAEPCGRSCAAPTRLRFAALSKKDERRNFFPVGTNVSYVCRPGYENSSEISPSSTCLENLTWSQPAELCRRRSCGSPGTLPGGRMGPLRDLQLGARVEVSCEDGYKLVGNNFIWCQLKGNDVEWSKLPTCELITCPPPPPISHGRHDGEGIEIFAYNSTVTYSCEPNFQLVGNGSIQCGSRDKTSGVWSGATPECKGAQGIAAQPSQKGLLWQRKLSLYKKALQNSIQPSQASSFLRKPVVASQQPDPAAIPAGPARVSEKTPEFLQSSPSPALSHPA, translated from the exons ATGACGGCTGCAGCAGCGGGATGGGGggcaccccctgagcccccGGGCTGTGGGGTGATCTCcgtgctgctcctggccctgctggggctcctcGGCATTCCTGTGGCTCACG GTGACTGCGGGCCCCCGCCTGCCATGAcccactccagcccctccagcagcgccagcagcttCCCGGTGGGATCCAGGGTGACGTTCAGCTGCTCGGGGGGAGCCCGCAGGATCCCGGGCATGCCCGACACCGTGGAGTGCCTGCCCGGCGACATCTGGTCCAGGCTGGCCGAGCCCTGCGGCC ggagctgtgctgccccaaCCAGGCTGAGGTTTGCTGCCCTGTCCAAGAAGGATgagaggaggaatttcttccccgTTGGCACCAACGTGAGCTACGTCTGCCGGCCCGGCTACGAGAACTCCTCGGAGATTTCCCCCTCCAGCACCTGCCTGGAGAACCTGACGTGGTCCCAGCCTGCCGAGCTGTGCAGGA ggaggtCCTGTGGCAGCCCAGGAACTCtgcctggagggaggatggggCCCCTGAGGgacctgcagctgggagcacgGGTGGAGGTGTCCTGTGAGGATGG GTACAAATTAGTCGGGAATAATTTCATCTGGTGCCAGCTGAAAGGAAACGATGTTGAATGGAGCAAACTTCCGACTTGTGAAT TAATTACCTGCCCTCCACCTCCTCCAATCAGCCACGGGAGACACGATGGGGAAGGAATTGAGATTTTTGCTTATAACTCCACGGTGACCTACAGCTGTGAGCCCAACTTCCAGCTGGTGGGGAATGGGAGCATCCagtgtgggagcagggacaaaACCAGCGGGGTCTGGAGTGGAGCCACACCCGAGTGCAAAG GTGCCCAGGGAATCGCAGCCCAGCCCTCTCAGAAGGGTCTCCTGTGGCAGAGGAAGCTCAGCCTCTATAAAAAGGCCCTGCAAAACAGCATCCAACCCTCCCAGGCCTCCTCCTTCCTCAGGAAACCAG TGGTTGCCTCCCAGCAGCCCGACCCAGCTGCGATTCCTGCTGGCCCCGCCAGGGTTTCAGAGAAAACCCCGGAGTTCCTGCAGAGTTCCCCGAGCCCGGCTCTGTCCCACCCAGCCTGA